One Brassica napus cultivar Da-Ae chromosome C2, Da-Ae, whole genome shotgun sequence DNA window includes the following coding sequences:
- the LOC106437419 gene encoding glycosyl hydrolase 5 family protein-like yields MAYPLSTNSRWIINEKGQRVKLACVNWPAHLQLVVAEGLSKQPLDAVSKKIMAMGFNCVRLTWPLDLATNETLATDVTVKQSFQSLGLSDDIAAQPDDNIWWLEAQASLASLQDRLCIAGFQTKNPSMIDLPLIEAYKSVVTTLGKHNLMVVLDNHLTKPGWCCRFNDSNFFGNTFFEPGSWIAGLTKIATLFKDASNVVGMSLRNELRGPRQNVDDWFKYVHLYN; encoded by the exons ATGGCTTATCCTCTCTCTACAAACTCTCGCTGGATCATCAACGAAAAAGGACAAAGAGTGAAACTGGCGTGTGTGAATTGGCCAGCGCATCTGCAGCTCGTGGTGGCGGAAGGGCTGAGCAAGCAACCGCTTGATGCCGTTTCCAAGAAGATAATGGCAATGGGTTTCAATTGTGTTAGGTTAACTTGGCCACTAGATTTGGCTACAAATGAGACATTGGCTACTGATGTTACTGTGAAGCAATCTTTTCAGAGTCTTGGTCTTAGTGATGACATTGCTGCACAGCCG GATGATAATATTTGGTGGCTGGAAGCACAAGCTTCATTGGCTTCCCTCCAAGACCGGCTCTGCATTGCTGGTTTCCAAACCAAGAACCCATCGATGATTGATCTTCCACTCATTGAAGCTTACAAg AGCGTGGTGACTACGTTGGGAAAACACAATTTGATGGTGGTATTAGACAACCACTTGACCAAGCCAGGGTGGTGCTGCCGCTTCAACGACAGCAACTTCTTTGGCAATACTTTCTTTGAACCTGGCTCGTGGATCGCCGGTCTGACTAAGATAGCCACACTCTTCAAAGATGCCTCCAATGTGGTTGGTATGAGCCTCAGAAACGAACTTAGAGGACCTAGACAAAACGTCGACGATTGGTTCAAGTACGTACATTTGTATAACTAA
- the LOC125581459 gene encoding cytochrome P450 71B19, whose protein sequence is MGISLLCFCFVTFLTLIFLVKKIKQSKWNLPPTPPTFPVIGNLHQIGELPHRSLQSLAQRFGPVMLIHFGFVPVVVVTSKEAAEEVLRTHDLDCCSRPKLVGTRLLSRDFKDVGFTPYGEEWKERRKFAVRELFCLKKVQSFRHIREEECNFLVKKLSESAVDRTPVDLSKTLFWLTASILFRVALGQDFHESKFIDKEEIEELVFEAETALASFTCSDFFPVAGLGWLVDWFSGQHKRLNDVFLKLDTLFQLVIDDHLNPGRTKDHEDIIDAMLDVIHKQGKNDSLKFTVDHIKGFLANIFLAGIDTGAITMIWAMTELAKKPTLMKKVQDEIRDCLGNNKETITEEDVDKVPYLKLVIKETFRLHPAAPLILPRETMSHMKVQGYDILPKTRILVNTWAIGRDPKLWTEPEEFNPERFIDSHVDYRGQHYELLPFGSGRRMCPGMPMGIATVELGLLNLLYFFDWRVPDGMTHKDIDTEEAGTLTTVKKVPLKLVPVRVM, encoded by the exons atgggTATCTCTTTGCTCTGTTTTTGCTTCGTTACTTTCCTTACATTAATCTTTCTCGTTAAAAAGATTAAACAATCCAAATGGAATCTCCCTCCAACCCCCCCTACGTTTCCGGTCATCGGAAACCTACACCAAATCGGAGAACTGCCTCACAGGTCACTTCAAAGTCTAGCCCAAAGATTCGGACCTGTGATGCTTATTCACTTCGGGTTTGTACCCGTGGTTGTAGTCACATCAAAAGAAGCAGCTGAAGAAGTTCTCAGAACTCACGACCTAGACTGTTGCAGCAGGCCTAAGCTCGTGGGGACAAGGCTACTCTCACGGGACTTTAAAGATGTCGGTTTCACGCCATACGGTGAAGAGTGGAAGGAGCGTCGCAAGTTCGCGGTACGTGAGCTTTTCTGTCTGAAAAAAGTTCAGTCGTTTAGGCATATAAGAGAGGAAGAATGTAACTTTCTTGTCAAGAAACTGTCGGAATCTGCGGTGGATCGAACTCCGGTTGATTTAAGCAAAACCCTTTTCTGGCTGACTGCAAGTATCCTCTTTAGAGTTGCCTTGGGACAGGATTTCCACGAGAGCAAGTTCATCGATAAAGAAGAGATCGAAGAGCTTGTGTTTGAAGCCGAGACTGCCCTAGCTAGTTTCACTTGTTCTGATTTTTTCCCTGTTGCTGGACTTGGATGGCTTGTTGACTGGTTCTCTGGACAACACAAGAGGCTCAACGATGTTTTCTTGAAGCTAGATACTCTGTTTCAGCTTGTGATTGATGACCACTTGAATCCTGGAAGAACCAAAGATCATGAAGACATCATCGATGCAATGTTGGATGTGATTCATAAACAAGGCAAAAATGATTCCTTGAAGTTCACGGTAGATCATATTAAGGGCTTTCTCGCG aatatatttcTCGCAGGGATAGACACAGGGGCCATCACCATGATATGGGCAATGACTGAGCTCGCTAAAAAACCTACACTTATGAAAAAAGTTCAAGACGAGATCCGAGACTGCCTTGGCAACAATAAGGAGACAATCACCGAAGAAGATGTCGATAAGGTTCCTTACTTGAAGCTGGTAATAAAAGAAACGTTCAGGTTACATCCAGCAGCTCCTCTTATACTCCCAAGGGAAACAATGTCTCACATGAAAGTTCAAGGCTATGATATTCTCCCCAAGACAAGGATCTTGGTCAACACTTGGGCGATAGGAAGAGATCCCAAACTCTGGACGGAACCAGAGGAGTTTAACCCGGAGAGGTTTATTGATAGTCATGTGGATTATAGAGGACAACATTACGAGCTCTTACCATTTGGGTCTGGTCGAAGGATGTGTCCTGGGATGCCTATGGGGATTGCTACTGTTGAGTTGGGACTCTTGAACTTGCTTTACTTCTTTGATTGGAGAGTTCCTGATGGAATGACACATAAGGATATCGACACAGAAGAAGCTGGTACTCTTACTACCGTCAAGAAAGTACCTCTCAAGCTTGTTCCAGTTCGAGTTATGTGA